The following proteins are co-located in the Micromonospora coriariae genome:
- a CDS encoding histidine phosphatase family protein, with the protein MGELLLIRHGETTWSATRRHTSYTDLELTPDGERQARTLAAFLAGRRFVTVLASPRSRALRTAQLAGLTVDAVDEDLSEWNYGEYEGRTTVDIHEDQPHWNIWTDGCPGGESPAQVGARLDRVLTRVTPLLDRGTVALVGHAHSLRVLGARWIGLPPSAGGLLRLDTATVSVLGHEHGRQVILRWNQPAPPAPGTAADSVARH; encoded by the coding sequence ATGGGAGAGCTCCTGCTGATCCGGCACGGCGAGACCACCTGGAGCGCCACTCGACGGCACACGTCGTACACCGATCTGGAGCTGACCCCCGACGGCGAGCGGCAGGCCCGCACCCTCGCCGCGTTCCTGGCCGGCCGGCGATTCGTCACCGTGCTGGCCAGCCCCCGCTCCCGGGCACTGCGCACCGCGCAGCTGGCCGGGCTCACCGTCGACGCCGTCGACGAGGACCTCAGCGAGTGGAACTACGGCGAGTACGAGGGACGCACCACCGTCGACATCCACGAAGACCAACCGCACTGGAACATCTGGACCGACGGCTGCCCCGGCGGAGAGTCACCCGCGCAGGTGGGCGCCCGCCTCGACCGGGTGCTGACCCGGGTCACCCCCCTGCTCGACCGGGGCACCGTGGCGCTGGTGGGCCACGCGCACAGCCTGCGGGTGCTCGGCGCCCGCTGGATCGGCCTGCCCCCGTCCGCCGGCGGCCTGCTGCGCCTGGACACCGCCACGGTAAGCGTGCTCGGTCACGAGCACGGGCGGCAGGTCATCCTGCGGTGGAACCAGCCGGCTCCTCCGGCACCCGGGACCGCGGCCGACTCGGTGGCCCGGCACTGA